The following are encoded together in the Streptomyces tsukubensis genome:
- a CDS encoding glycoside hydrolase family 16 protein, whose translation MTVHPSKRRRPALFALSLACAAMLAAALPAGASAAPHPADAKAAAAAGFTDDFDGPAGSAVDGSKWQIETGDNVDNHERQYYTSGNKNAALDGQGNLVITARKENPSNYQCWYGSCQYTSARLNTSGKFTQAYGHVEARMKVPRGQGMWPAFWMLGDDLGSVGWPNSGEIDIMENVGFEPGTVHGTLHGPGYSGSGGIGAAYNLPGGQAFADGFHTFAIDWSPNSVKWSVDGNVYQTRTPADVGGNQWVFNKPFFVILNLAVGGYWPGDPDGNTSFPQQLVVDYVHVSTNSAAPPKS comes from the coding sequence ATGACAGTGCACCCCTCGAAACGGCGCCGTCCGGCGCTCTTCGCGCTCTCCCTCGCCTGCGCCGCGATGCTCGCCGCCGCGCTGCCCGCCGGAGCGTCGGCCGCCCCCCATCCGGCCGACGCGAAGGCCGCCGCTGCGGCCGGCTTCACCGACGATTTCGACGGCCCCGCAGGCTCCGCCGTCGACGGTTCGAAGTGGCAGATCGAGACCGGCGACAACGTCGACAACCACGAGCGCCAGTACTACACGTCCGGCAACAAGAACGCGGCACTCGACGGCCAGGGAAACCTGGTCATCACCGCACGCAAGGAGAACCCCTCCAACTACCAGTGCTGGTACGGCTCCTGTCAGTACACATCGGCTCGGTTGAACACCTCCGGCAAGTTCACCCAGGCCTACGGCCACGTCGAGGCCCGGATGAAGGTCCCGCGCGGCCAGGGCATGTGGCCGGCGTTCTGGATGCTCGGTGACGACCTGGGCAGCGTCGGCTGGCCCAACAGCGGCGAGATCGACATCATGGAGAACGTCGGCTTCGAGCCGGGCACCGTCCACGGAACGCTGCACGGCCCCGGATATTCGGGCTCCGGCGGTATAGGCGCCGCCTACAACCTCCCCGGCGGACAGGCCTTCGCCGACGGCTTCCACACCTTCGCCATCGACTGGTCCCCGAACTCCGTGAAATGGTCCGTGGACGGCAACGTCTACCAGACGCGGACACCCGCCGACGTCGGCGGAAACCAGTGGGTCTTCAACAAGCCGTTCTTCGTGATCCTCAACCTCGCGGTCGGCGGCTACTGGCCGGGCGACCCCGACGGCAACACGTCCTTCCCCCAGCAACTGGTCGTCGACTACGTCCACGTCAGCACCAACAGCGCCGCCCCGCCCAAGTCGTAA
- a CDS encoding right-handed parallel beta-helix repeat-containing protein produces MRRTRITVALAAALLTTASMGVAQAAPAASTALRTLHAAPHGTGAACTAGHPCSLDGARDAARAIENRDVRVELADGTYTRKTPLELGVADSGSQGHTVTWTAAPGAHPVLSGARTISGWRTAPDGAWTAEVPDGVTPRQLFVDGRRATRARGEACTASVCEATATGMTGAEATGIADWARPTDAEAVIKVRWRNYHCRITSARGDRLTFARPCWTNSAAGTDRTGPSWDSTTVDSARYQGVDHFENAPELLDKPGEFTWNSADRTVTYLPRAGENMRRARTLTPATEQLLTLDGAHDVTVSGIGFAYAAYRQPGTDEGYAGTQAGLTLTGATGPVDHAGRYYTKPSAAVTVRGGHRVRVDRSAFTHLGGAGLVMEAGTKDSKVTRSTFTDLSSGALYIGDTEPRPAAELAGERNTVSRNTIRDAGVEYSDAAGIWAGYEAHLSVDHNTLERLPYSGISVGWGWNQPEARKSVLADNRVTNNRITDVMRVKDAQHDGGAIYTQGAQPGTVISGNYINRSAYGNTERDGNGIYMDEQSSYIRVANNVLTRLGYKWVSNWADYGIQNHVTGNWADTKAPELGGTGSVMEENHTSLDRLPDRARQIAARAGAGGGKVEPLRADLARTGRATQSTTDPAAGSEAARALDGDTNTDTRTLSDPGSWWQVDLGAVRDIDQVEVWNDASMTTADFDVTISSTPDAANPANAKGAARTTTVHVTGKALRPTLLDDLHAKGRYLRITRTGTGRVGFSSVQAHS; encoded by the coding sequence ATGAGGAGAACCCGCATCACCGTGGCGCTGGCCGCGGCCCTGCTCACCACGGCCTCCATGGGCGTCGCCCAGGCCGCGCCCGCCGCCTCCACCGCCCTCAGGACCCTCCACGCGGCACCCCACGGAACCGGTGCGGCCTGCACCGCCGGACACCCCTGCTCGCTCGACGGAGCACGGGACGCGGCCCGCGCCATCGAGAACCGGGACGTCCGCGTCGAACTCGCCGACGGAACCTACACCCGGAAGACGCCCCTGGAGCTCGGCGTCGCCGACTCCGGCAGCCAGGGGCACACCGTCACCTGGACCGCGGCCCCCGGCGCCCACCCCGTACTCTCCGGCGCCCGCACCATCAGCGGCTGGCGCACGGCCCCGGACGGCGCCTGGACGGCCGAGGTCCCCGACGGCGTCACCCCGCGCCAGCTCTTCGTCGACGGCAGGCGCGCCACCCGCGCCAGGGGCGAGGCCTGTACGGCCAGTGTCTGCGAAGCGACCGCCACCGGCATGACCGGCGCCGAGGCCACCGGGATCGCCGACTGGGCGCGGCCCACCGACGCCGAGGCCGTCATCAAGGTCCGCTGGCGCAACTACCACTGCCGTATCACCTCGGCCCGGGGCGACCGGCTCACCTTCGCCCGGCCCTGCTGGACCAACTCCGCCGCGGGAACGGACCGCACCGGCCCCTCCTGGGACTCCACCACCGTCGACTCGGCCCGCTACCAAGGCGTCGACCACTTCGAGAACGCCCCGGAACTGCTCGACAAGCCCGGCGAGTTCACCTGGAACTCGGCGGACCGCACCGTGACCTATCTGCCACGCGCGGGCGAGAACATGCGGCGCGCGCGGACACTCACCCCGGCGACGGAGCAGTTGCTCACCCTCGACGGAGCCCACGACGTCACCGTCTCCGGCATCGGCTTCGCCTACGCGGCCTACCGGCAGCCCGGCACGGACGAGGGCTACGCGGGCACGCAGGCCGGCCTCACCCTGACCGGAGCGACGGGCCCCGTCGACCACGCGGGCCGCTACTACACCAAGCCGTCCGCGGCGGTCACCGTCCGGGGCGGACACCGGGTGCGGGTCGACCGCTCCGCCTTCACGCACCTCGGCGGCGCGGGCCTCGTCATGGAGGCAGGCACCAAGGACTCGAAGGTCACCCGCTCCACCTTCACCGACCTCTCCTCAGGTGCCCTCTACATCGGCGACACGGAACCGCGTCCCGCGGCGGAACTCGCGGGAGAGCGCAACACCGTCTCCCGGAACACCATCCGTGACGCCGGGGTCGAATACTCCGACGCGGCGGGCATCTGGGCCGGTTACGAGGCGCACCTCAGCGTCGACCACAACACGCTGGAGCGGCTCCCCTACTCGGGCATCTCCGTGGGCTGGGGCTGGAACCAGCCCGAGGCCAGGAAGTCGGTCCTGGCCGACAACCGCGTCACGAACAACCGCATCACCGACGTCATGCGCGTCAAGGACGCCCAGCACGACGGCGGAGCGATCTACACCCAGGGTGCCCAGCCGGGGACCGTTATCTCCGGCAACTACATCAACCGCTCCGCGTACGGCAACACCGAACGCGACGGCAACGGCATCTACATGGACGAACAGTCCTCCTACATCCGGGTGGCGAACAACGTTCTCACCCGCCTCGGCTACAAGTGGGTCTCCAACTGGGCCGACTACGGCATCCAGAACCACGTCACCGGCAACTGGGCCGACACGAAGGCCCCCGAGCTCGGCGGCACGGGCTCCGTGATGGAGGAGAACCACACCTCACTGGACCGCCTCCCCGACCGGGCCCGACAGATCGCGGCACGGGCCGGGGCAGGCGGCGGCAAGGTGGAACCCCTCCGCGCCGACCTCGCCCGCACCGGCAGGGCCACGCAGTCCACGACGGACCCCGCCGCGGGCTCCGAGGCGGCCCGCGCCCTCGACGGTGACACCAACACCGACACCAGGACGCTCTCCGACCCCGGTTCCTGGTGGCAGGTGGACCTCGGCGCGGTACGCGACATCGACCAGGTGGAGGTGTGGAACGACGCCTCCATGACCACCGCCGACTTCGACGTCACGATCTCGTCCACGCCCGACGCGGCGAACCCGGCGAACGCCAAGGGCGCGGCGAGGACGACCACGGTCCACGTCACAGGGAAGGCCCTGCGCCCCACCCTCCTCGACGACCTGCACGCCAAGGGCCGCTACCTGCGGATCACCCGGACAGGCACCGGCCGGGTGGGGTTCTCCTCGGTGCAGGCGCACTCCTGA
- a CDS encoding L,D-transpeptidase, translating into MGRGKSRIGIAWVTGVLLAGTAACGGHASADSAKDTKAAASRTAKPRPSGPPMLLETITPKTGTTVGVAMPVSVVFTNAVAKSARAGIEKHLGITSSVPVTGAWHWFSDTRVDWRPKEYWKPGTKVRVNARLTGVSNGNGRYGTHDYRHNFKIGSDVEAKVSVPGHTMQVSKNGAAVRTLPIDAGSPSFPSWDGTMAVMDKARTVHMTSCSVGISCDKGSPDFYDLTLPWDVHLTNSGTYLHYSTGDPNPGHSYGSHGCVHLSLADAEWFYDFVKQGDPVTITGSPRGNAAGDNGYAAFNLSWSQWLARSATGQPPWPRPDGGPLPAHEGRRAAALGTLPPPEYPGRPVVARTDADGRGC; encoded by the coding sequence ATGGGCCGGGGCAAGAGCAGAATCGGGATCGCATGGGTGACGGGCGTACTGCTGGCGGGGACGGCGGCCTGCGGCGGACACGCGTCGGCCGACTCCGCGAAGGACACGAAGGCCGCGGCGTCCCGCACCGCGAAGCCCCGCCCGTCCGGCCCGCCGATGCTCCTGGAGACGATCACTCCCAAGACCGGCACCACGGTCGGCGTCGCCATGCCCGTCTCCGTGGTCTTCACCAACGCGGTGGCCAAGTCGGCGCGGGCCGGCATCGAGAAGCATCTCGGCATAACGAGCTCGGTGCCCGTCACCGGCGCCTGGCACTGGTTCAGTGACACCCGTGTCGACTGGCGGCCCAAGGAGTACTGGAAGCCCGGCACGAAGGTGCGGGTCAACGCCCGCCTCACCGGTGTGAGCAACGGGAACGGCCGCTACGGAACCCACGACTACCGTCACAACTTCAAGATCGGATCCGACGTCGAGGCCAAGGTCTCCGTCCCCGGCCACACCATGCAGGTCAGCAAGAACGGCGCGGCGGTCCGTACCCTGCCCATCGACGCGGGCAGCCCGAGCTTCCCGTCCTGGGACGGCACGATGGCCGTGATGGACAAGGCGCGCACCGTGCACATGACGTCGTGCAGCGTCGGCATCAGCTGCGACAAGGGCAGCCCCGACTTCTACGACCTGACACTGCCCTGGGACGTGCACCTCACCAACTCAGGCACCTACCTCCACTACTCCACCGGCGACCCGAACCCCGGCCACAGCTACGGCTCGCACGGCTGCGTCCACCTCTCGCTGGCCGACGCCGAATGGTTCTACGACTTCGTCAAACAGGGCGACCCGGTCACCATCACGGGTTCACCCCGAGGCAACGCGGCGGGTGACAACGGCTACGCGGCGTTCAACCTCTCCTGGTCCCAGTGGCTCGCCCGGAGCGCGACGGGCCAGCCACCCTGGCCTCGACCTGACGGAGGGCCGCTGCCCGCCCACGAGGGCCGGCGGGCAGCGGCCCTCGGCACACTCCCGCCGCCGGAATACCCGGGGCGGCCCGTGGTGGCGCGGACCGACGCCGACGGCCGCGGCTGCTGA
- a CDS encoding damage-control phosphatase ARMT1 family protein, whose translation MSTPAPEEADGLPPVVTGRAAGSFPRGVLLKRHPALIERVGRATPYPPDRRAALGELLRDTSETGRIAPLDPDARDAGRWREWGAPRYEGRLWTDVPFLWAESFFYRELLNAVGYFGPGPWRGIDPFAPSKRAELAGASTDSEMAALERLPTSEAERDAALLNSSLWGNRADLGFRLSAGDAGLGERVTGLVSDDSARLWEALGSGGAGPVCLVADNAGPELLPDLVLADRLLRTGRASSVVLHLKPYPYYVSDATTADALACLERLSAGPPAAAGAGQRLRRDVTEGRLVLRAHPFSCAPLAYAEMPDDLRDDFASAKVTLMKGDLNYRRLVGDRLWPATTPFAEATSYFPGPVAALRTLKSDVVTGLTPQTLRRLDESEGSDGSAASWRTSGTHALVQFSAGG comes from the coding sequence GTGAGTACGCCGGCCCCCGAAGAAGCGGACGGTCTGCCTCCCGTCGTGACCGGCCGAGCCGCCGGGTCCTTCCCCCGCGGCGTTCTCCTGAAGAGGCACCCGGCGCTGATCGAACGGGTGGGACGCGCCACGCCCTATCCCCCTGACCGGCGTGCCGCACTCGGTGAACTGCTGCGGGACACCTCGGAGACGGGCAGGATCGCCCCGCTCGACCCGGACGCCAGGGACGCCGGGCGGTGGCGGGAGTGGGGCGCCCCCAGGTACGAGGGCCGTCTGTGGACGGACGTGCCGTTCCTGTGGGCCGAGAGCTTCTTCTACCGCGAACTGCTGAACGCCGTCGGCTACTTCGGCCCTGGTCCGTGGCGCGGAATCGACCCGTTCGCCCCTTCCAAGCGGGCGGAGCTCGCCGGGGCGTCCACCGACTCCGAGATGGCGGCGCTTGAGCGGCTTCCGACATCGGAGGCCGAGCGGGACGCCGCCCTTCTGAACTCGTCCCTCTGGGGCAACCGCGCCGATCTCGGTTTCCGGCTGTCCGCCGGGGACGCCGGGCTCGGGGAACGCGTCACGGGGCTGGTCTCGGACGATTCGGCGCGGTTGTGGGAGGCACTCGGCTCGGGTGGGGCGGGCCCGGTCTGTCTGGTCGCGGACAACGCCGGGCCCGAGTTGCTGCCCGATCTCGTACTCGCCGACCGCCTGCTGCGTACAGGACGGGCCTCTTCCGTCGTGCTGCATCTCAAGCCGTATCCGTACTACGTCTCTGACGCGACCACCGCCGACGCGCTGGCCTGTCTTGAGCGGCTTTCGGCCGGTCCCCCGGCCGCCGCGGGGGCCGGGCAGCGGCTCCGGCGTGATGTCACGGAGGGGCGGCTCGTGCTGCGTGCGCATCCCTTCTCCTGTGCGCCGCTGGCCTACGCGGAGATGCCTGACGACCTGCGGGACGACTTCGCCTCAGCGAAGGTGACCCTCATGAAGGGGGACCTCAACTACCGTCGGCTGGTGGGTGACAGGCTCTGGCCGGCGACGACACCGTTCGCCGAGGCCACGTCGTACTTCCCCGGTCCTGTCGCCGCCCTGCGGACACTGAAGTCCGACGTAGTGACCGGGCTGACCCCGCAGACCCTGCGTCGACTCGACGAGTCGGAGGGGTCGGACGGGTCGGCCGCTTCCTGGCGTACCAGTGGCACGCACGCGCTGGTGCAGTTCTCCGCGGGCGGCTGA
- a CDS encoding M1 family metallopeptidase, whose protein sequence is MTRTLRTAVAVAAALATLALAGPAQARPFDPRPGADGAGDPLFPTLGNGGYDVQRYDLSFDFTPVTYDFHAVMKIKAKATQDLSSFNLDIDSLAIDAVEVDGEKATWSVTTGRSGQELTVTPAAGLHDRRSFDVAVTYHGNGRTTPVGVPGWRYMSDGGFASAAQSSRADTFAPVNDTTMDKARWSFHLTAPKGWTAAANGTATGTRKAPGNRTTWDFRVDDPMASELLGISVDKQTKIEGRGPHGIKLRHYVPEDQVATYKPIVERTAGQIAWLEKTLGVRYPFDTYGVQIVRDGYSDALENQTLSLFGPGWFKDAATSTGYTDVMVHELTHQWFGDSVTPTTWRSAWLNEGPAVYYAALWADQRGTASMEEKMRTAYGNLDAVRKSDGPPGRPTELGGFNIYDGAAVTLYALDQRVGDHDFDALMKSWLTKHRHANADSEDFIDNAVTVTHDPSLRPFLEDWLYSEDNPPMPGHPDWK, encoded by the coding sequence GTGACCCGAACCCTCCGCACCGCCGTCGCCGTCGCCGCGGCTCTCGCCACGCTCGCCCTGGCGGGTCCCGCGCAGGCACGCCCCTTCGACCCGCGACCCGGCGCGGACGGCGCGGGCGACCCGCTGTTCCCGACCCTCGGCAACGGTGGCTACGACGTACAGAGGTACGACCTCTCCTTCGACTTCACCCCGGTGACGTACGACTTCCACGCCGTCATGAAGATCAAGGCGAAGGCCACCCAGGACCTGTCCTCCTTCAACCTCGACATCGACTCCCTCGCGATCGACGCCGTGGAGGTCGACGGGGAGAAGGCCACCTGGTCCGTCACCACGGGCAGGAGCGGCCAGGAACTCACCGTCACCCCCGCCGCGGGGCTGCACGACCGCCGCTCCTTCGACGTGGCGGTCACCTACCACGGCAACGGCAGGACCACCCCGGTCGGCGTCCCCGGCTGGCGGTACATGAGCGACGGCGGCTTCGCCTCGGCGGCCCAGTCGTCGCGGGCCGACACCTTCGCCCCGGTCAACGACACCACGATGGACAAGGCCCGGTGGTCCTTCCACCTCACGGCCCCGAAGGGGTGGACCGCCGCGGCGAACGGCACCGCCACCGGGACACGTAAGGCCCCGGGGAACAGGACCACCTGGGACTTCCGCGTCGACGACCCCATGGCCAGCGAACTCCTCGGTATCTCCGTCGACAAGCAGACGAAGATCGAGGGCCGGGGCCCGCACGGCATCAAGCTGCGGCACTACGTCCCCGAGGACCAGGTAGCCACGTACAAGCCGATCGTGGAGCGCACCGCCGGCCAGATCGCGTGGCTGGAGAAGACCCTCGGCGTCCGCTACCCCTTCGACACGTACGGCGTGCAGATCGTCCGCGACGGGTACAGCGACGCCCTGGAGAACCAGACGCTGTCGCTCTTCGGCCCCGGCTGGTTCAAGGACGCCGCCACCTCGACCGGCTACACCGACGTGATGGTGCACGAACTGACCCACCAGTGGTTCGGCGACTCCGTCACCCCCACCACGTGGCGGAGCGCCTGGCTCAACGAAGGGCCCGCCGTCTACTACGCCGCCCTCTGGGCCGACCAGCGGGGCACCGCCTCCATGGAGGAGAAGATGAGGACCGCGTACGGCAATCTCGACGCCGTACGCAAGAGCGACGGACCGCCAGGACGGCCCACGGAACTCGGCGGATTCAACATCTACGACGGCGCGGCCGTCACCCTGTACGCCCTCGACCAGCGCGTCGGCGACCACGACTTCGACGCCCTCATGAAGTCCTGGCTCACGAAACACCGGCACGCCAACGCCGACTCCGAGGACTTCATCGACAACGCGGTCACCGTCACCCACGACCCGTCGCTCCGGCCCTTCCTGGAGGACTGGCTGTACAGCGAGGACAACCCGCCCATGCCCGGCCACCCCGACTGGAAGTGA
- a CDS encoding ATP-dependent Clp protease ATP-binding subunit produces MGPDDFGDDPLEEFLARFFGGGGAPGGRSGSAPRYDDFLRLMSEPARQLVSQAAAYAAQHGSSDLGTEHLLRAAVEAEPTRSLVARAGADPDTVAAEIDAHADAGPARTSIAVSPAAKRALMDAHQVARASGASYIGPEHVLLALAANKDSTAGRILNTSHFAPDQSPAGQEGHQGFGAERAGGPGPRPGSRGGGRTPNLDKYGRDLTEMARQGGVDPVIGRDTEIEQTVEVLARRGKNNPVLIGEAGVGKTAVVEGLAQRMADGDVPDNLLDRRVIQLNFSALVAGTRYRGDFEERLTGLIDEIRDQSGEVIVFIDELHTVVGAGGGGEGGSMDAANILKPALARGEMHVIGATTLEEHRRYIEKDAALARRFQPILVPEPSVGDAVEILRGLRDRYEAHHQVRYTDEALVAAVEMSDRYLTDRFLPDKAIDLIDQAGARVRMRSSTRNTDVRALQREAEQVRRDKDQAVAAEQYERATKLRDRLSEVERRIEESGEQSRPKDHIAEVTVEAVAEVVSRQTGIPVSSLTQEEKDRLLGLEQHLRERVIGQEEAVTAVSDAVLRSRAGLASGDRPIGSFLFLGPTGVGKTELARALAEALFGSEERMVRLDMSEYQERHTVSRLVGAPPGYVGHDEAGQLTETVRRNPYSLLLLDEVEKAHPDVFNILLQVLDDGRLTDAQGRTVNFRNTVIVMTSNLGSEAITGRGPQLGFSSGGEEGDEEARRERVLRPLREHFRPEFLNRIDEIVIFRRLTDDQLRQITDMMLDETRRQLHAQDVEVTFTRGAVDWIADKGYQPEYGARPLRRTIQREVTNQLSRKLLRGELSPHTSLVVDAADDSLVFRGEGGLAPNVESGPSGDDDAER; encoded by the coding sequence ATGGGGCCGGACGACTTCGGGGACGATCCGCTGGAGGAGTTCCTGGCGCGCTTCTTCGGAGGCGGTGGCGCGCCCGGTGGCCGTTCGGGATCGGCGCCTCGGTACGACGACTTCCTCCGGCTCATGAGCGAACCCGCGAGGCAGCTCGTCTCCCAGGCCGCCGCCTACGCCGCCCAGCACGGCAGCAGCGACCTCGGCACCGAGCATCTGCTGCGCGCGGCCGTCGAGGCAGAACCCACGAGGAGCCTCGTGGCTCGGGCGGGCGCGGACCCCGACACGGTCGCCGCCGAGATCGACGCGCACGCCGACGCCGGCCCTGCCCGTACGTCCATCGCGGTCAGCCCGGCGGCCAAGCGGGCGCTGATGGACGCCCACCAGGTGGCGCGCGCGTCCGGGGCGTCGTACATCGGCCCCGAACACGTACTGCTGGCGCTCGCCGCGAACAAGGACTCCACCGCGGGACGGATCCTGAACACCTCGCACTTCGCACCGGACCAGTCCCCCGCGGGCCAGGAGGGGCACCAGGGGTTCGGCGCCGAACGGGCGGGCGGCCCCGGACCTCGGCCGGGCTCCCGGGGCGGTGGCAGGACCCCGAACCTGGACAAGTACGGGCGGGACCTGACCGAGATGGCCCGCCAAGGTGGGGTCGACCCGGTGATCGGCCGTGACACGGAGATCGAGCAGACCGTCGAGGTGCTCGCGCGGCGCGGGAAGAACAACCCGGTGCTGATCGGTGAGGCCGGCGTCGGCAAGACCGCCGTGGTCGAAGGGCTCGCGCAGCGGATGGCCGACGGTGACGTGCCGGACAACCTGCTGGACCGTCGCGTGATCCAGCTGAACTTCTCCGCGCTGGTCGCGGGCACGCGGTACCGGGGCGACTTCGAGGAGCGGTTGACCGGCCTCATCGACGAGATCCGCGACCAGTCCGGGGAGGTGATCGTCTTCATCGACGAGCTGCACACGGTCGTCGGCGCGGGCGGCGGTGGCGAGGGCGGTTCGATGGACGCCGCCAACATCCTCAAACCGGCCCTGGCCCGTGGTGAGATGCATGTCATCGGGGCGACGACCCTTGAGGAACACCGCAGGTACATCGAGAAGGACGCGGCTCTCGCACGGCGTTTCCAGCCCATTCTGGTGCCTGAGCCCTCGGTCGGTGACGCTGTGGAGATCCTGCGGGGGCTGCGTGACAGGTACGAGGCACACCACCAGGTCAGATACACCGACGAGGCGCTGGTCGCCGCCGTCGAGATGTCGGACCGCTACCTCACCGACCGTTTCCTGCCGGACAAGGCCATCGACCTGATCGACCAGGCCGGGGCCCGGGTCAGGATGCGCAGTTCGACGCGGAACACCGATGTACGGGCCTTGCAGCGCGAGGCCGAGCAGGTCAGGCGGGACAAGGACCAGGCGGTGGCGGCGGAACAGTACGAGCGGGCGACGAAGCTGCGCGACCGGCTCTCGGAAGTCGAGCGGCGCATCGAGGAGAGCGGGGAGCAGAGCAGGCCCAAGGACCATATCGCCGAGGTCACCGTGGAAGCGGTCGCCGAGGTGGTGTCACGCCAGACGGGGATTCCGGTCAGCAGCCTGACCCAGGAGGAGAAGGACCGGCTGCTGGGTCTTGAGCAGCATCTGCGGGAGCGCGTCATCGGGCAGGAGGAGGCGGTGACCGCTGTCTCCGACGCGGTGCTGCGCTCCCGTGCGGGGCTCGCCAGCGGCGACCGGCCGATCGGCAGTTTCCTCTTCCTCGGGCCGACCGGCGTCGGCAAGACGGAGCTGGCGCGTGCCCTGGCCGAGGCGCTGTTCGGCAGTGAGGAGCGGATGGTCCGCCTGGACATGAGCGAGTACCAGGAGCGGCACACCGTGAGCCGGCTGGTGGGCGCCCCTCCCGGCTACGTCGGGCACGACGAGGCGGGGCAGCTCACGGAGACCGTACGGCGCAACCCGTACTCGCTGCTGCTCCTGGACGAGGTGGAGAAGGCGCATCCCGATGTCTTCAACATCCTGCTGCAGGTCCTGGACGACGGGCGGCTGACGGACGCGCAGGGCAGGACGGTCAACTTCAGGAACACCGTGATCGTGATGACCAGCAATCTCGGGTCGGAGGCGATCACCGGACGCGGGCCGCAGCTGGGCTTCTCCAGCGGCGGTGAGGAGGGTGACGAGGAGGCGCGCAGGGAGCGTGTCCTGCGGCCGCTCCGGGAGCACTTCAGGCCCGAGTTCCTGAACCGTATCGACGAGATCGTCATCTTCCGCAGGCTCACCGACGACCAGTTGCGGCAGATCACGGACATGATGCTGGACGAGACGCGCCGCCAGTTGCACGCGCAGGACGTCGAAGTGACGTTCACCCGCGGCGCGGTGGACTGGATCGCCGACAAGGGCTACCAGCCGGAGTACGGGGCGCGCCCGCTGCGCCGCACGATCCAGCGTGAGGTGACCAACCAGCTCTCCAGGAAGCTGCTGCGCGGTGAGCTGTCCCCGCACACGTCGCTGGTGGTGGACGCGGCCGACGACAGCCTTGTCTTCCGCGGTGAGGGCGGCCTGGCGCCGAACGTGGAGAGTGGTCCCTCCGGAGACGACGACGCCGAGCGGTAA
- a CDS encoding RNA polymerase sigma factor, with product MNAHFPLPDDPGENLAEVRYRLSPVLEAFHDMYVKAYLSYAHAMLGDKEAAVAVVRRCFSHLVLNWDRVVREESPEAYAWALLKVRVDTHLKLAGLDPQLVETAAFRRTASAVLESVRCQFAVMETALGLYTAIASLPERQYDTIVLLYVLGYPSEKVARIMGVERDTVRSHRRLAKRRIAKKLGLPLYAVADTTKE from the coding sequence GTGAACGCCCACTTCCCCCTGCCGGACGACCCCGGTGAGAATCTGGCCGAGGTGCGCTACCGGCTCTCTCCCGTGCTGGAGGCCTTCCACGACATGTACGTGAAGGCGTACCTCAGCTACGCCCACGCCATGCTCGGCGACAAGGAAGCCGCTGTTGCCGTGGTCCGCCGCTGCTTCTCGCATCTGGTCCTCAACTGGGACCGCGTCGTGCGGGAGGAGAGTCCGGAGGCCTACGCGTGGGCGCTTCTGAAGGTGCGCGTCGACACCCACCTCAAGCTGGCGGGACTCGACCCGCAATTGGTGGAGACCGCCGCGTTCCGGCGCACCGCCTCCGCGGTACTCGAATCGGTGCGGTGCCAGTTCGCCGTCATGGAGACCGCCCTTGGCCTCTACACCGCCATCGCCTCGCTGCCCGAACGGCAGTACGACACAATCGTCCTGCTGTATGTGCTGGGCTACCCCTCCGAGAAGGTCGCCAGGATCATGGGCGTCGAGCGTGACACGGTCCGTTCCCACCGGCGCCTGGCGAAGCGCCGGATAGCCAAGAAGCTGGGACTGCCTCTGTACGCGGTCGCTGACACGACGAAGGAGTAA